One genomic window of Glycine soja cultivar W05 chromosome 9, ASM419377v2, whole genome shotgun sequence includes the following:
- the LOC114368844 gene encoding protein ASPARTIC PROTEASE IN GUARD CELL 1-like has product MAETLNLPLLLSVCIIFTTLSLTTSRTITTPSHTNVLDVSSSLHQAHQILSFNPQLLEEQSSETETPTSPSSSSSSFSLQLHPRETLLNEQHPNYKTLVLSRLARDTARVNSLNTKLQLALSSLNRSDLYPTETELLRPEDLSTPVSSGTAQGSGEYFSRVGVGQPSKPFYMVLDTGSDVNWLQCKPCSDCYQQSDPIFDPTASSSYNPLTCDAQQCQDLEMSACRNGKCLYQVSYGDGSFTVGEYVTETVSFGAGSVNRVAIGCGHDNEGLFVGSAGLLGLGGGPLSLTSQIKATSFSYCLVDRDSGKSSTLEFNSPRPGDSVVAPLLKNQKVNTFYYVELTGVSVGGEIVTVPPETFAVDQSGAGGVIVDSGTAITRLRTQAYNSVRDAFKRKTSNLRPAEGVALFDTCYDLSSLQSVRVPTVSFHFSGDRAWALPAKNYLIPVDGAGTYCFAFAPTTSSMSIIGNVQQQGTRVSFDLANSLVGFSPNKC; this is encoded by the coding sequence atggctGAAACTCTAAACCTCCCATTGCTACTCTCAGTCTGCATCATCTTCACAACCCTCTCTCTTACAACCTCTCGCACGATCACAACCCCATCACACACCAATGTTCTCGATGTCTCTTCTTCTCTCCACCAAGCCCACCAAATCCTCTCCTTCAACCCACAACTTCTAGAAGAGCAATCTTCAGAAACAGAAACTCCCACTTcaccatcttcttcttcttcttcattctctctCCAACTCCACCCAAGAGAAACCCTCCTCAACGAGCAACACCCCAACTACAAAACCCTAGTTCTCTCCCGACTCGCCCGCGACACAGCCCGAGTTAACTCTCTCAACACCAAACTCCAGCTTGCCCTCTCCAGCCTCAACCGGTCGGATCTTTACCCGACCGAAACGGAACTGCTCCGACCCGAAGACCTCTCGACGCCGGTCTCCTCCGGCACCGCCCAGGGCAGCGGCGAGTACTTCTCACGCGTCGGCGTGGGGCAACCCTCGAAGCCCTTCTACATGGTCCTCGACACCGGCTCCGACGTCAACTGGCTCCAATGCAAACCCTGCTCCGATTGCTACCAACAATCCGACCCGATTTTCGACCCGACAGCGTCCTCCTCATACAACCCCTTAACCTGCGACGCACAACAGTGTCAGGACCTCGAAATGTCCGCTTGCAGAAACGGTAAATGCCTCTACCAAGTCTCATATGGTGATGGCTCATTCACTGTAGGAGAATACGTCACCGAAACTGTGTCGTTCGGAGCCGGGTCGGTTAATAGGGTCGCAATCGGTTGCGGGCATGATAATGAGGGTTTATTCGTTGGGTCCGCTGGGCTTCTTGGGCTTGGTGGTGGGCCTTTGTCATTAACTTCACAAATCAAAGCGACGTCGTTTTCGTACTGTTTAGTGGATCGCGACTCGGGAAAATCGTCCACGCTCGAGTTCAACTCACCTCGACCCGGTGACTCGGTCGTTGCACCGTTGTTGAAGAATCAGAAGGTGAACACTTTCTACTACGTGGAGCTCACCGGAGTTAGCGTCGGCGGGGAAATCGTGACCGTTCCGCCGGAGACTTTTGCCGTTGATCAATCCGGCGCCGGAGGTGTGATTGTGGATTCTGGAACCGCGATAACTCGGTTGCGGACTCAGGCCTACAACTCGGTGCGCGACGCTTTCAAGAGGAAGACTTCGAACCTGCGTCCCGCGGAGGGGGTTGCGCTTTTCGACACGTGCTACGACCTGTCGTCTCTGCAGAGCGTGCGGGTGCCGACGGTGTCGTTTCACTTCAGCGGCGACAGGGCGTGGGCGCTGCCGGCGAAGAATTACTTGATTCCGGTGGACGGTGCCGGGACTTACTGCTTCGCGTTCGCGCCGACGACGTCGTCTATGTCGATTATTGGGAACGTGCAGCAGCAGGGGACACGTGTCAGCTTCGATCTAGCAAACTCTTTGGTGGGATTCTCGCCCAACAAGTGCTAG
- the LOC114366873 gene encoding ATP-dependent Clp protease adapter protein CLPS1, chloroplastic-like isoform X1: protein MEAALCSALALSPNQVFNAANPGDKNVPLKYSKDRSVVMTVAATGILGKGGGLLERPTIETTSPGRESEFDLRKSRKTSPPYRVLLHNDNFNKREYVVQVLMKVIPGMTIDSAVNIMQEAHYNGLAVVIVCAQVDAEDHCMQLRGNGLLSSIEPADGGGC, encoded by the exons ATGGAAGCTGCATTATGCAGTGCACTTGCTCTTTCACCCAATCAAGTATTCAATGCAGCAAATCCTG GAGATAAAAATGTTCCTTTGAAATATAGCAAAGATCGGAGTGTTGTAATGACAGTGGCAGCCACTGGAATATTAGGGAAAGGTGGTGGGTTGTTGGAGAGGCCAACCATAGAGACAACATCACCTGGTCGGGAATCTGAATTTGACTTAAG GAAATCGCGGAAAACATCCCCACCTTACCGAGTTTTGCTGCACAATGACAACTTCAACAAGCGAGAATATGTTGTGCAAGTGTTGATGAAGGTGATACCTGGAATGACAATTGATAGTGCGGTTAACATCATGCAGGAGGCACATTATAATGGACTAGCAGTGGTGATAGTATGTGCTCAAGTGGATGCTGAAGACCACTGCATGCAGTTAAGAGGAAACGGCCTTCTAAGTTCAATTGAGCCAGCTGATGGTGGTGGTTGTTGA
- the LOC114366873 gene encoding ATP-dependent Clp protease adapter protein CLPS1, chloroplastic-like isoform X2: MQCTCSFTQSSIQCSKSCFVIAGDKNVPLKYSKDRSVVMTVAATGILGKGGGLLERPTIETTSPGRESEFDLRKSRKTSPPYRVLLHNDNFNKREYVVQVLMKVIPGMTIDSAVNIMQEAHYNGLAVVIVCAQVDAEDHCMQLRGNGLLSSIEPADGGGC, translated from the exons ATGCAGTGCACTTGCTCTTTCACCCAATCAAGTATTCAATGCAGCAAATCCTG TTTTGTAATCGCAGGAGATAAAAATGTTCCTTTGAAATATAGCAAAGATCGGAGTGTTGTAATGACAGTGGCAGCCACTGGAATATTAGGGAAAGGTGGTGGGTTGTTGGAGAGGCCAACCATAGAGACAACATCACCTGGTCGGGAATCTGAATTTGACTTAAG GAAATCGCGGAAAACATCCCCACCTTACCGAGTTTTGCTGCACAATGACAACTTCAACAAGCGAGAATATGTTGTGCAAGTGTTGATGAAGGTGATACCTGGAATGACAATTGATAGTGCGGTTAACATCATGCAGGAGGCACATTATAATGGACTAGCAGTGGTGATAGTATGTGCTCAAGTGGATGCTGAAGACCACTGCATGCAGTTAAGAGGAAACGGCCTTCTAAGTTCAATTGAGCCAGCTGATGGTGGTGGTTGTTGA
- the LOC114368845 gene encoding uncharacterized protein LOC114368845, producing MMQRVVDHVLGVAKESLKAITYESLNNIVRLINGVSALLLALLPGKANILEGIHGWELKPTFRGPRFPRWMENGVSSFNQFIHELSVDSDNSSLEYSSGEEDSDRFDCPPSPASQSSRTSEAGFAKYSRHQMDWIQYILLLILFPVKLLLCIPLHLFRLVYYGVSKAMSITGNKRPSHLHAHKRVLSLKDHIIHRATDRRRGVVEDLHQGIELSIEAVFDVVHKAAHLLISPSEAFGTLFRLFSSHESGTKEDCDGVEDTPIYSATLGENDPTPTQRNVKYQPLNTDARTCQDVITDLGYPYEAIRVITADGYILLLERIPRRDSRKAVYLQHGVFDSSMGWVSNGVVGSPAFAAYDQGYDVFLGNFRGLVSREHVNKNISSRQYWRYSINEHGTEDIPAMIDKIHEVKTAELRLTKPDIEEETDDDQLYNLCAICHSLGGAGMMMYVITQRIEGKPHRLSRLVLLSPAGFHDDSNAVFSMAELLLVLLAPVLSLLVPAFYIPTRFFRMLVNKLARDLHNLPAVGGLVQTLMSYVVGGDSSNWVGVLGLPHYNTNDMPGVSFRVALHLAQMKRTGRFRMFDYGSASANMEVYGSPMPLDLGEHYGLIDIPVDLVAGQKDKVIRPSMVKKHYKLMKGAGVDVSYNEFEYAHLDFTFSHREELLSYVMSCLLLVDPNKKHQVNQRVVRSRRKGQVATSG from the exons ATGATGCAACGCGTGGTTGATCATGTTCTTGGTGTTGCTAAAGA GTCATTGAAGGCAATTACTTATGAGTCCTTAAACAATATTGTGAGGCTAATCAATGGAGTATCAGCCCTTTTGTTGGCACTACTACCTGGGAAAGCTAATATACTTGAAGGCATCCATGGTTGGGAACTCAAGCCAACTTTCAGGGGACCGCGATTTCCACGTTGGATGGAGAA TGGTGTATCCTCTTTCAACCAGTTCATCCATGAACTTTCTGTGGATTCTGATAATTCAAGCCTTGAATACTCATCTGGAGAAGAAGATAGTGATAGATTCGATTGCCCTCCATCTCCCGCATCTCAGAGTTCTAGAACCTCAGAAGCTGGTTTTGCAAAGTACAGTAGGCATCAGATGGATTGGATCCAGTATATCttacttttgattttgtttcctGTAAAGTTATTGCTGTGTATTCCACTTCATCTTTTCCGGTTAGTTTATTATGGGGTGTCGAAAGCCATGTCTATCACTGGAAATAAGCGCCCTTCGCATTTACATGCACATAAGAGGGTGCTAAGCCTCAAGGATCATATTATCCATCGTGCTACTGATAGGAGACGTGGAGTTGTAGAG GATCTTCATCAAGGCATAGAGTTATCTATAGAAGCTGTCTTCGATGTTGTTCACAAGGCAGCACATCTTCTTATTTCGCCTTCAGAAGCTTTTGGGACATTATTCAGGTTGTTTTCATCTCATGAAAGTGGCACTAAAGAAGATTGTGATGGTGTTGAGGACACCCCCATTTATAGTGCTACATTAGGAGAGAATGACCCAACACCTACACAGAGGAATGTAAAGTATCAGCCTCTGAATACAGATGCCCGGACATGCCAGGATGTCATAACAGACCTTGG GTATCCATATGAAGCCATTCGTGTGATCACTGCTGATGGATATATTCTTCTTTTGGAAAGAATACCTAG GCGAGATTCAAGGAAAGCTGTTTATCTTCAGCATGGGGTTTTTGATTCATCAATGGG TTGGGTATCTAATGGTGTTGTTGGCTCTCCAGCTTTTGCAGCCTATGACCAAG GGTATGATGTGTTTCTGGGGAATTTTCGTGGTTTGGTTTCTCGGGAACATGTCAACAAGAACATATCATCACGTCA ATACTGGCGGTATTCCATCAATGAGCACGGGACTGAGGATATTCCTGCTATGATAGATAAAATCCATGAAGTAAAAACTGCTGAATTGAGGCTTACTAAACCTGATATAGAGGAGGAAACTGATGATGATCAGCTTTACAATCTTTGTGCCATTTGCCATAGTTTGGGAGGAGCTGGTATGATGATGTATGTTATTACACAAAGGATAGAAGGGAAACCCCATAGACTTTCAAGATTGGTTTTATTATCACCGGCTGGTTTTCATGATGACTCTAATGCAGTTTTTTCTATGGCGGAGCTTCTATTAGTTTTACTGGCTCCTGTTTTGTCTCTTCTTGTGCCTGCCTTCTATATACCAACCAGATTTTTTCGTATGCTTGTCAACAAGTTAGCCCGGGATCTGCATAACCTACCTGCAGTTGGAGGATTGGTTCAAACTTTAATGAGTTATGTTGTTGGTGGAGACAGCTCAAACTGGGTTGGAGTTTTAGGATTACCACATTATAACACAAATGACATGCCGGGAGTATCTTTTCGTGTTGCTCTCCATCTTGCACAGATGAAGCGCACCGGAAGGTTCAGAATGTTTGATTATGGGAGTGCATCCGCCAATATGGAAGTGTATGGTTCGCCTATGCCTTTGGACTTGGGTGAACACTACGGACTCATAGACATTCCTGTTGATCTTGTTGCTGGACAGAAGGACAAAGTGATAAGACCTTCAATGGTAAAGAAACATTATAAATTGATGAAGGGTGCTGGTGTAGATGTTTCATATAATGAGTTCGAATATGCACATTTGGATTTCACCTTCTCCCACCGTGAAGAACTCTTGTCTTATGTAATGTCATGCTTGCTGCTTGTGGATCCTAATAAAAAACATCAAGTgaatcaaagggttgtaaggtCAAGGAGGAAAGGACAAGTTGCAACTAGTGGGTAG
- the LOC114368846 gene encoding nudix hydrolase 20, chloroplastic-like isoform X2, with protein sequence MRYLNLCAAVLSNPERVMGTVCCCINKFATLSNIRSRPFFSSHFPSHHFPSTTTSINFSIASSSFSSATSSFTWDDVFRISESQSATQDRSRYLQGFSHKLQLCNRASFRFVEHLRDFGDVFVFPIDKNNGGPYGDFVSLHPTLKTADERTSAVGYVVERLGEEQIPGIRDELYPVTSSFGAPIFFSLERAAAPYFGIKAYGVHMNGYVEVDGQKHMWVGKRSDTKQTYPGMLDHLVAGGLPHGIDCQENLIKECEEEAGIPRSISVKAIPVGAISYMDIDGYRYKRDVEFCYDLKLPKSFLPKNEDGEVDSFKLIPVTQVAEVIRKTEFFKPNCSLVIIDFLFRHGYITPEYLGYLDLLRNLRIGDCS encoded by the exons ATGAGATACCTTAACTTGTGTGCTGCCGTGCTGAGTAACCCAGAGAGAGTAATGGGAACGGTTTGCTGCTGCATAAACAAGTTTGCTACTTTGAGCAACATCAGGTCACGACCCTTCTTCTCTTCACACTTCCCCTCTCACCATTTTCCCTCCACAACAACTTCCATCAACTTCAGCATcgcctcttcttctttttcttctgccACATCTTCATTCACATGGGATGATGTCTTTCGCATATCTGAATCTCAATCTGCCACTCAAGACCGCTCTCGCTACCTCCAAGGCTTCTCCCACAAACTTCAACTATGCAATCGTGCTTCT TTCAGGTTTGTGGAGCATTTGAGGGACTTTGGCGATGTATTTGTTTTCCCCATAGATAAAAACAATGGAGGCCCCTATGGTGACTTTGTTTCTTTGCATCCAACACTGAAGACAGCTGACGAAAGAACCAGCGCAGTTGGATATGTGGTAGAGCGTTTGGGAGAGGAGCAGATTCCAGGCATACGGGATGAg CTTTACCCCGTGACATCATCATTTGGTGCAcccattttcttttcattagaGCGTGCTGCAGCTCCTTATTTTGGCATTAAG GCTTATGGAGTCCATATGAATGGCTATGTTGAGGTGGATGGGCAGAAACACATGTGGGTAGGGAAGAGAAGTGACACGAAACAGACATATCCTGGGATGCTTGATCATCTAGTTGCAGGAGGACTG CCACACGGAATTGACTGTCAGGAGAATCTCATAAAGGAATGTGAGGAGGAAGCAGGAATACCTAGATCTATCTCTGTCAA AGCCATACCTGTTGGTGCTATTTCATATATGGACATTGATGGGTATAGATACAAGAGAGATGTTGAATTCTGTTATGATCTAAAACTTCCAAAAAGTTTCTTACCTAAAAATGAAG aTGGAGAAGTTGATAGCTTCAAGTTGATCCCTGTTACGCAAGTTGCAGAAGTCATACGCAAGACAGAGTTTTTCAAGCCGAATTGCTCTCTTGTAATCATTGACTTCCTGTTTCGACATGG ATACATCACTCCTGAATATCTTGGATATTTGGATCTCCTACGAAACTTAAGAATAGGAGATTGCTCCTGA
- the LOC114368846 gene encoding nudix hydrolase 20, chloroplastic-like isoform X1 — protein sequence MRYLNLCAAVLSNPERVMGTVCCCINKFATLSNIRSRPFFSSHFPSHHFPSTTTSINFSIASSSFSSATSSFTWDDVFRISESQSATQDRSRYLQGFSHKLQLCNRASEKQSEFLPFVIEDHVVGFIHNGFVEHLRDFGDVFVFPIDKNNGGPYGDFVSLHPTLKTADERTSAVGYVVERLGEEQIPGIRDELYPVTSSFGAPIFFSLERAAAPYFGIKAYGVHMNGYVEVDGQKHMWVGKRSDTKQTYPGMLDHLVAGGLPHGIDCQENLIKECEEEAGIPRSISVKAIPVGAISYMDIDGYRYKRDVEFCYDLKLPKSFLPKNEDGEVDSFKLIPVTQVAEVIRKTEFFKPNCSLVIIDFLFRHGYITPEYLGYLDLLRNLRIGDCS from the exons ATGAGATACCTTAACTTGTGTGCTGCCGTGCTGAGTAACCCAGAGAGAGTAATGGGAACGGTTTGCTGCTGCATAAACAAGTTTGCTACTTTGAGCAACATCAGGTCACGACCCTTCTTCTCTTCACACTTCCCCTCTCACCATTTTCCCTCCACAACAACTTCCATCAACTTCAGCATcgcctcttcttctttttcttctgccACATCTTCATTCACATGGGATGATGTCTTTCGCATATCTGAATCTCAATCTGCCACTCAAGACCGCTCTCGCTACCTCCAAGGCTTCTCCCACAAACTTCAACTATGCAATCGTGCTTCT GAGAAACAATCTGAATTCCTTCCATTTGTCATTGAGGACCACGTTGTTGGATTCATTCACAATGG GTTTGTGGAGCATTTGAGGGACTTTGGCGATGTATTTGTTTTCCCCATAGATAAAAACAATGGAGGCCCCTATGGTGACTTTGTTTCTTTGCATCCAACACTGAAGACAGCTGACGAAAGAACCAGCGCAGTTGGATATGTGGTAGAGCGTTTGGGAGAGGAGCAGATTCCAGGCATACGGGATGAg CTTTACCCCGTGACATCATCATTTGGTGCAcccattttcttttcattagaGCGTGCTGCAGCTCCTTATTTTGGCATTAAG GCTTATGGAGTCCATATGAATGGCTATGTTGAGGTGGATGGGCAGAAACACATGTGGGTAGGGAAGAGAAGTGACACGAAACAGACATATCCTGGGATGCTTGATCATCTAGTTGCAGGAGGACTG CCACACGGAATTGACTGTCAGGAGAATCTCATAAAGGAATGTGAGGAGGAAGCAGGAATACCTAGATCTATCTCTGTCAA AGCCATACCTGTTGGTGCTATTTCATATATGGACATTGATGGGTATAGATACAAGAGAGATGTTGAATTCTGTTATGATCTAAAACTTCCAAAAAGTTTCTTACCTAAAAATGAAG aTGGAGAAGTTGATAGCTTCAAGTTGATCCCTGTTACGCAAGTTGCAGAAGTCATACGCAAGACAGAGTTTTTCAAGCCGAATTGCTCTCTTGTAATCATTGACTTCCTGTTTCGACATGG ATACATCACTCCTGAATATCTTGGATATTTGGATCTCCTACGAAACTTAAGAATAGGAGATTGCTCCTGA
- the LOC114368848 gene encoding probable strigolactone esterase DAD2: MEPNVNNNPKMLEKKWLSTALNVRSQGLGSETIVFAHGYGTDQSIWDKITPSFAENYRVVLFDWPFSGAVKDPSLYDPLKYTSLEAFADEFITLMDQMDLKVVTFVGHSMSGMIGCLASIKRPELFKRLILLGASPRYINTDDYEGGFTSSDIEQLLQNIESNYENWVSAFSLLVVDPNDEPSVNKFRECLKRMRAEVAASLAKTVFYSDYRDILDKVETPCTIIQTSSDIVVPHNAAVYMKNKIKGKVTLEFVDTKGHFPQLTAWLQLVDVIKGVLG, encoded by the exons ATGGAACCAAACGTTAACAACAACCCAAAGATGTTAGAGAAAAAGTGGCTTTCTACTGCTTTGAATGTTAGAAGCCAAGGATTAGGAAGTGAAACAATAGTCTTTGCTCATGGCTATGGAACAGACCAATCCATCTGGGACAAGATCACTCCTTCCTTTGCTGAAAACTACCGGGTTGTGCTGTTTGATTGGCCTTTTTCTGGAGCTGTGAAGGATCCAAGCCTCTATGACCCTTTGAAGTATACCTCCTTGGAAGCTTTTGCAGATGAGTTTATCACTCTTATGGATCAGATGGACCTCAAAGTTGTCACCTTTGTTGGTCATTCCATGTCTGGCATGATTGGTTGCTTAGCATCCATCAAAAGGCCTGAACTTTTTAAGAGACTTATTCTCCTTGGTGCTTCTCCCAG GTATATTAACACAGATGACTATGAGGGGGGCTTTACTAGCTCAGATATTGAGCAGTTATTGCAGAACATAGAATCCAACTATGAGAACTGGGTTTCTGCCTTCTCCTTACTAGTAGTGGATCCAAATGATGAGCCATCTGTTAACAAATTCAGAGAGTGCTTGAAAAGAATGAGAGCTGAAGTAGCAGCTTCCTTAGCGAAGACTGTGTTCTATAGTGACTACAGAGATATACTTGACAAAGTTGAAACTCCATGCACCATCATTCAGACCTCTAGTGACATTGTTGTTCCACACAATGCAGCGGTTTACatgaagaacaaaattaaagGGAAAGTTACATTAGAGTTTGTAGACACCAAAGGGCACTTTCCTCAGCTAACTGCATGGCTTCAGCTAGTTGATGTGATTAAGGGTGTACTTGGCTAG